A section of the Caballeronia sp. M1242 genome encodes:
- the cysM gene encoding cysteine synthase CysM: MAYMTIEDTIGNTPLVQLVRVVDDEIRSRNNVVLGKLEGNNPAGSVKDRPALSMIRKAEERGRIKPGDTLIEATSGNTGIALAMAAAVRGYKMVLIMPEDLSIERRQSMGAYGAQIILTPVTGGMEYARDLADQMQRDGRGIILDQFANPDNPLAHYETTGPELWRQTEGRITHFVSSMGTTGTIMGVSQYLKEKNERIEIIGAQPEEGSRIPGIRKWPEAYLPKIFDRSRVDRVENVSQAAAEAMARRLASVEGIFAGISSGGACEVALRVARQLENATIVFIVCDRGDRYLSTGVFPA, encoded by the coding sequence ATGGCTTACATGACTATCGAAGACACGATCGGCAATACGCCGCTCGTGCAACTCGTCCGCGTGGTGGACGATGAAATCCGCAGCCGCAATAACGTCGTGCTCGGCAAGCTCGAAGGCAATAACCCGGCCGGCTCGGTGAAAGACCGTCCGGCGCTGTCGATGATCAGGAAAGCTGAAGAGCGCGGCCGCATCAAGCCGGGCGACACGCTGATCGAGGCGACGAGCGGCAACACCGGCATTGCGCTCGCGATGGCAGCAGCCGTGCGCGGCTACAAGATGGTGCTGATCATGCCGGAGGACCTGTCCATCGAGCGGCGTCAGAGCATGGGCGCGTACGGCGCGCAAATCATTCTCACGCCGGTCACAGGCGGCATGGAGTACGCGCGCGATCTCGCCGATCAGATGCAGCGCGACGGCCGCGGCATCATCCTCGATCAGTTCGCGAATCCGGACAATCCGCTCGCGCACTATGAAACCACCGGTCCGGAACTGTGGCGGCAGACCGAAGGACGCATCACGCATTTCGTCTCCTCGATGGGCACGACTGGCACGATCATGGGCGTGTCGCAGTATCTGAAGGAGAAGAACGAGAGAATCGAGATCATCGGCGCGCAGCCCGAAGAAGGCTCGCGCATTCCGGGTATCCGCAAGTGGCCGGAAGCGTACTTGCCGAAGATTTTCGATCGGAGCCGCGTGGACCGCGTGGAGAACGTGAGTCAGGCGGCAGCCGAGGCAATGGCGCGGCGGCTCGCGTCGGTGGAAGGCATCTTCGCCGGCATTTCGTCAGGCGGCGCGTGCGAAGTCGCGCTGCGCGTTGCGCGTCAGCTCGAGAACGCGACGATTGTGTTCATCGTCTGCGACCGCGGCGACCGTTATCTGTCGACGGGCGTCTTTCCCGCCTGA
- a CDS encoding helix-hairpin-helix domain-containing protein translates to MFKQALSTLVALALTLSIGSALAAVDVNTANTDALRGIKGIGPAKAKAILDERQAHGPFKDAADLSSRVKGMGGKTVQRLTAEGLTIGTASKTAATGTPAATGANGVSATPVLSSQASKPVVVKK, encoded by the coding sequence ATGTTCAAGCAAGCCCTTTCGACCCTCGTTGCGCTCGCGCTCACCCTGTCCATCGGATCGGCGCTCGCAGCGGTCGATGTCAACACCGCCAATACCGATGCCCTGCGCGGCATCAAGGGCATCGGCCCGGCGAAGGCGAAAGCCATTCTCGATGAACGTCAGGCGCACGGCCCATTCAAGGATGCGGCCGATCTCAGCTCGCGCGTCAAAGGCATGGGCGGCAAGACGGTGCAACGGCTCACGGCCGAAGGCCTGACCATCGGCACGGCGTCGAAGACGGCGGCCACCGGCACCCCAGCGGCCACTGGCGCAAATGGCGTCAGCGCGACGCCGGTGCTGTCGTCGCAGGCGTCCAAGCCTGTGGTCGTCAAGAAGTAA
- the rfaD gene encoding ADP-glyceromanno-heptose 6-epimerase codes for MTFIVTGAAGFIGSNIVKALNERGEHRVIAVDNLTRADKFKNLVDCEIDDYLDKTEFVERFRRGDFGKVRAVFHEGACSDTMETDGRYMMDNNFRYSRDVMDICLAQGAQFLYASSAATYGGSSRFVEEREVEKPLNVYGYSKFLFDQIVRQVLPKAGSQIVGFRYFNVYGPRETHKGRMASVAFHNFNQFRAEGKVKLFGEYNGYAAGEQTRDFVSVEDVVKVNLHFLDHPEKSGIFNLGTGRAQPFNDIASTVVNSLRAIDGEAPLSLAELVQRGLIEYIPFPDALRGKYQCFTQADQTRLRAAGYEAPFLTVQEGVDRYVRWLFGQL; via the coding sequence ATGACTTTCATCGTTACCGGGGCGGCCGGCTTCATCGGCAGCAATATCGTCAAGGCGCTCAACGAGCGCGGCGAGCATCGCGTGATCGCGGTGGACAACCTCACGCGCGCCGACAAGTTCAAGAATCTCGTTGATTGCGAGATCGACGATTACTTGGACAAGACCGAGTTCGTCGAGCGTTTCCGGCGCGGCGACTTCGGCAAGGTGCGCGCGGTGTTCCACGAAGGCGCCTGCTCCGACACGATGGAAACCGACGGCCGCTACATGATGGACAATAACTTCCGGTACAGCCGGGACGTGATGGACATCTGCCTCGCGCAGGGCGCGCAGTTTCTGTATGCGTCGTCGGCGGCCACGTACGGCGGGTCGAGCCGCTTCGTCGAGGAGCGCGAAGTCGAGAAGCCGCTCAACGTGTACGGCTACTCGAAGTTCCTTTTCGATCAGATCGTTCGTCAGGTCTTGCCGAAGGCAGGCAGCCAGATCGTCGGCTTTCGCTATTTCAATGTGTACGGTCCGCGCGAGACGCACAAGGGGCGCATGGCGTCGGTCGCGTTCCACAACTTCAACCAGTTCCGCGCCGAAGGCAAGGTCAAGCTCTTCGGCGAATACAACGGCTACGCGGCGGGCGAGCAGACGCGCGATTTCGTGTCCGTGGAAGACGTGGTGAAGGTCAATCTGCACTTTCTCGATCATCCGGAGAAGTCGGGCATCTTCAATCTCGGCACGGGGCGCGCGCAGCCGTTCAACGACATCGCGTCGACGGTCGTCAACTCGCTTCGCGCGATCGACGGCGAAGCGCCGCTGTCGCTCGCCGAGCTGGTGCAACGCGGGCTGATCGAGTACATTCCGTTCCCCGACGCGCTGCGCGGCAAGTATCAGTGCTTCACGCAAGCGGACCAGACGCGCCTGCGCGCAGCCGGCTACGAAGCGCCGTTTCTCACCGTTCAGGAAGGCGTCGACCGCTACGTGCGTTGGCTATTCGGCCAGCTATAA
- the rfaE1 gene encoding D-glycero-beta-D-manno-heptose-7-phosphate kinase, whose translation MSNSTAMAAGNSPANIPVVPRARISAARVLVVGDVMLDRYWFGDVNRISPEAPVPVVHVQKKEDRLGGAANVARNAAALGAQAGLLCVVGHDEPGERIVELLGESRVAAHLARDPELLTTIKLRVLSRQQQLLRVDFENTPNHEVLRACLERFTELLPQHDVILMSDYAKGGLTHVTKMIADAREAGKPVLVDPKGDDWERYRGATLITPNRAELREVIGHWKSEEDLHERVTTLRADLDLGALLLTRSEEGMTLFTENQVLHNSAEAREVYDVSGAGDTVIATVATMLGAGVPLVDSIAYANRAAGIVVGKLGTATVDYNELFA comes from the coding sequence ATGTCGAACTCGACGGCAATGGCAGCCGGCAATAGCCCGGCGAATATCCCAGTGGTGCCGCGCGCCCGCATTTCCGCGGCGCGCGTGCTGGTGGTCGGCGATGTGATGCTCGACCGCTACTGGTTCGGCGATGTGAACCGCATCTCGCCCGAGGCGCCCGTGCCGGTCGTGCACGTGCAGAAGAAGGAGGATCGCCTGGGCGGGGCGGCGAACGTCGCGCGCAACGCGGCGGCCCTCGGCGCGCAGGCGGGTCTGCTGTGCGTCGTGGGGCATGACGAGCCGGGCGAGCGCATCGTCGAGCTGCTCGGCGAGAGCCGGGTCGCCGCGCACCTCGCGCGCGACCCGGAACTGCTCACGACCATCAAGCTGCGCGTGTTGTCGCGCCAGCAGCAACTGCTGCGCGTCGACTTCGAGAACACGCCGAATCACGAAGTGCTGCGCGCGTGCCTCGAACGCTTCACCGAACTGCTGCCGCAGCACGACGTCATTCTGATGTCGGACTACGCCAAAGGCGGTCTCACGCACGTTACGAAGATGATCGCCGACGCGCGCGAGGCCGGCAAACCCGTGCTCGTCGATCCGAAAGGCGACGACTGGGAGCGTTATCGCGGCGCGACGCTCATCACGCCGAACCGCGCGGAACTGCGCGAAGTGATCGGCCACTGGAAGTCCGAGGAAGACCTGCACGAGCGCGTGACGACGCTGCGCGCGGACCTCGACCTCGGCGCGCTCTTGCTGACGCGCTCGGAAGAGGGCATGACGCTCTTCACGGAGAACCAGGTGCTGCACAATTCGGCCGAAGCGCGCGAAGTGTATGATGTGTCGGGCGCGGGCGACACCGTCATCGCAACGGTCGCGACGATGCTCGGCGCAGGCGTGCCGCTCGTCGATTCGATCGCGTACGCGAACCGCGCGGCCGGCATCGTCGTGGGCAAGCTCGGCACGGCGACCGTCGACTACAACGAACTCTTCGCCTGA
- a CDS encoding UDP-glucose/GDP-mannose dehydrogenase family protein gives MKVTIVGTGYVGLVTGACLAEIGNDVFCVDVDPRKIEILNNGGVPIHEPGLQEMLKRTRAAGRIQFSTDVKASVEHGDIQFIAVGTPPDEDGSADLQYVLAAARNIGRYSNGFKVIVDKSTVPVGTALQVKRVVDEELKARGRDDGFSVVSNPEFLKEGAAVDDFMRPDRIVIGIDDDQAGNRAREMMKRLYAPFNRNHERTLYMDVRSAEFTKYAANAMLATRISFMNDLSNLADAVGADIESVRRGIGSDPRIGYHFLYAGCGYGGSCFPKDVQALVQTARENGHRLQILESVEAVNNAQKEVLVNKIVKRMGEDLRGRTFAVWGLAFKPNTDDMREASSRRLIASLLERGATVRAYDPVAMAEAQRVFALDLEGRREDMERLHFVQTQQEALTGADALVIVTEWKEFKSPDFGHLKSELKMPVIFDGRNLYEPEAMAELGIDYFAIGRPHVELDGNGSRQ, from the coding sequence ATGAAAGTTACCATCGTTGGTACGGGTTACGTCGGTCTCGTGACCGGTGCTTGCCTCGCTGAAATCGGCAATGACGTGTTTTGTGTCGACGTCGATCCGCGCAAGATCGAGATTCTCAATAACGGCGGCGTGCCGATTCACGAGCCGGGCCTCCAGGAAATGCTCAAGCGCACGCGTGCAGCGGGGCGCATCCAGTTCTCCACCGACGTGAAGGCGAGCGTCGAGCACGGCGACATTCAGTTCATCGCGGTCGGCACGCCGCCCGACGAAGACGGCTCGGCCGACCTGCAGTACGTGCTCGCGGCCGCGCGCAATATCGGACGCTATTCGAACGGCTTCAAGGTGATCGTCGACAAATCGACGGTGCCGGTCGGCACGGCGCTGCAAGTCAAGCGCGTCGTGGACGAAGAACTGAAGGCGCGCGGACGCGACGACGGCTTTTCGGTCGTATCGAATCCCGAGTTCCTGAAGGAAGGCGCCGCGGTCGACGACTTCATGCGACCGGACCGCATCGTGATCGGCATCGACGACGATCAAGCCGGCAACCGCGCGCGCGAAATGATGAAGCGCCTCTACGCGCCGTTCAACCGCAATCACGAACGCACGCTTTACATGGACGTGCGCTCCGCCGAGTTCACGAAGTACGCGGCCAACGCCATGCTGGCCACGCGCATCTCGTTCATGAACGATCTGTCGAATCTGGCGGATGCGGTCGGCGCGGATATCGAATCCGTGCGTCGCGGCATTGGCTCGGACCCGCGCATCGGCTATCACTTCCTGTATGCGGGCTGCGGCTACGGCGGCTCGTGCTTCCCGAAGGACGTGCAGGCGCTCGTGCAGACGGCGCGCGAAAACGGACATCGGCTGCAGATTCTCGAATCGGTCGAAGCGGTCAACAACGCGCAGAAGGAAGTGCTCGTCAACAAGATCGTCAAGCGCATGGGCGAAGACCTGCGCGGCCGCACGTTCGCCGTGTGGGGCCTCGCGTTCAAGCCGAATACCGACGACATGCGCGAGGCGTCGAGCCGGCGTCTGATCGCGTCGCTGCTCGAACGCGGCGCGACGGTGCGAGCGTACGATCCGGTCGCGATGGCCGAGGCGCAGCGCGTGTTCGCGCTCGATCTCGAAGGCCGCCGCGAAGACATGGAGCGTCTGCACTTCGTGCAAACGCAACAGGAAGCGTTGACGGGCGCGGACGCGCTCGTCATCGTGACGGAGTGGAAGGAATTCAAGAGTCCGGACTTCGGGCACTTGAAGAGCGAGCTGAAGATGCCGGTTATCTTCGACGGCCGCAATTTGTATGAACCGGAAGCGATGGCAGAACTAGGCATCGATTATTTTGCAATAGGACGTCCCCATGTCGAACTCGACGGCAATGGCAGCCGGCAATAG